Proteins from a single region of Budorcas taxicolor isolate Tak-1 chromosome 7, Takin1.1, whole genome shotgun sequence:
- the MCEMP1 gene encoding mast cell-expressed membrane protein 1, translating into MQAVAFKDKRRGSAGNKAADDPNYENITFTFKNQNQPKGSHSPPKNKVPAESRPPSDTAQGHHWLPKAMMSLNTFLTLSCMVLLAVVLVKNSEMSRELVVLKEELWNVSTSVQEYQEEQKTQWGNVKQHVTAAKQSIDTVMRNVQEGNPKRRQLATVPNIDEVKKTLQEILNILKTSKPSPTPQ; encoded by the exons ATGCAGGCGGTAGCCTTCAAAGACAAGAGACGGGGATCCGCAGGCAATAAAG CTGCAGATGACCCTAACTATGAGAACATCACCTTTACCTTCAAAAACCAGAACCAGCCAAAGGGCAGTCATTCACCACCCAAGAACAAGG TGCCAGCCGAGTCCAGACCACCCTCAGACACTGCCCAGGGACACCACTGGTTGCCTAAAGCCATGATGAGTCTGAACACCTTCTTGACTCTGTCCTGCATGGTCCTCTTAGCTGTGGTCCTGGTGAAGA ATTCCGAGATGTCCAGGGAGCTGGTGGTCTTGAAAGAGGAGCTCTGGAATG TCTCCACTTCGGTGCAAGAGTACCAGGAAGAGCAGAAGACTCAGTGGGGCAACGTGAAACAGCATGTCACGGCAGCCAAGCAGAGCATCGACACAGTCATGAGGAACGTCCAGGAAGGGAACCCGAAACGGAGGCAGCTGGCCACAG TCCCAAACATAGACGAAGTCAAGAAAACACTACAGGAAATCCTCAATATACTGAAGACGTCAAAACCAA GTCCCACACCTCAATGA
- the TRAPPC5 gene encoding trafficking protein particle complex subunit 5: MEARFTRGKSALLERALARPRTEVSLSAFALLFSELVQHCQSRVFSVAELQARLAALGRQVGARVLDALVAREKGARRETKVLGALLFVKGAVWKALFGKEADKLEQANDDARTFYIIEREPLINTYISVPKENSTLNCASFTAGIVEAVLTHSGFPAKVTAHWHKGTTLMIKFEEAVIARDRALEGR, translated from the coding sequence ATGGAGGCGCGCTTCACGCGTGGGAAGTCGGCGCTGCTGGAACGCGCGCTGGCCCGGCCGCGCACCGAGGTGAGCCTGAGTGCCTTTGCCCTGCTCTTTTCCGAGCTGGTTCAGCACTGCCAGAGCCGCGTCTTCTCCGTGGCAGAGCTGCAGGCGCGCCTGGCGGCACTGGGCCGCCAGGTGGGTGCCCGCGTCCTGGATGCGCTGGTGGCTCGCGAAAAGGGTGCCCGGCGCGAAACCAAGGTGCTGGGTGCCCTGCTGTTCGTTAAGGGCGCCGTGTGGAAGGCGCTCTTTGGCAAGGAGGCCGACAAGCTGGAGCAGGCCAATGACGACGCCCGCACCTTCTACATCATCGAGCGCGAGCCGCTCATCAACACCTACATCTCCGTGCCCAAGGAGAACAGCACGCTCAACTGTGCCAGCTTCACCGCGGGCATCGTGGAGGCGGTGCTAACGCACAGCGGCTTCCCCGCCAAGGTCACGGCGCACTGGCACAAGGGCACCACGCTGATGATCAAGTTCGAGGAGGCGGTCATAGCCCGAGACCGGGCCCTGGAGGGCCGCTGA
- the FCER2 gene encoding low affinity immunoglobulin epsilon Fc receptor encodes MEESSYSEFTKFSRRRRPCCCRGTQLALLALVTTALWAGLLTLLLLWHWESARNLKQLEETAAQNVSQVSKDLERHKGDQMAQKSQAAQMMQDMERIQTEQKRMESQESELSWNLDGLRADLSDLKSRGLNEMRQALDSLGRLQEEVGKLWIELRASNGSVCNTCPEAWIYFQKKCYYFGEGAKKWIQARYACEDLDGRLVSIHSPEEQDFLTKRANWRGSWIGLRDLDIEGEFIWMDNQPLDYSNWQPGEPNDGGQGENCVMMLGSGKWNDAFCGSDLHGWVCDRLATC; translated from the exons ATGGAGGAAAGTTCCTACTCAG AATTCACGAAATTTTCCAGAAGGCGGAGGCCGTGCTGCTGTAGGGGAACGCAGCTGGCCCTGCTGGCGCTGGTGACGACGGCGCTGTGGGCTGGGCTGCTGACTCTGCTTCTCTTGTGGC ACTGGGAAAGTGCACGAAACCTAAAACAGCTGGAGGAGACCGCCGCCCAGAACG TCTCTCAGGTGTCCAAGGACTTGGAAAGACACAAGGGTGACCAGATGGCCCAGAAATCCCAGG CTGCCCAGATGATGCAGGACATGGAGCGAATCCAAACTGAACAGAAGAGAATGGAATCTCAGG AGTCTGAGCTCTCCTGGAACCTGGATGGTCTTCGAGCTGACCTGAGTGACTTGAAGTCCCGCG GCTTGAATGAGATGCGTCAGGCCTTGGACTCACTGGGAAGACTCCAAGAGGAGGTGGGAAAGTTGTGGATCGAGCTACGGGCGTCCAACG GCTCTGTGTGCAACACGTGCCCCGAGGCATGGATCTATTTCCAGAAGAAGTGCTACTACTTCGGGGAGGGCGCCAAGAAATGGATCCAGGCCCGGTACGCCTGTGAAGATCTGGACGGGCGGCTGGTTAGCATCCACAGCCCAGAGGAGCAG GACTTCCTGACCAAACGCGCCAACTGGAGGGGCTCCTGGATTGGCCTTCGGGACCTGGACATTGAGGGGGAGTTTATCTGGATGGACAATCAGCCCCTGGACTATAG CAACTGGCAGCCAGGGGAGCCCAACGACGGGGGCCAGGGTGAGAACTGCGTGATGATGCTGGGCTCTGGGAAGTGGAATGACGCCTTCTGTGGCAGCGACCTGCACGGCTGGGTGTGTGACCGGCTGGCCACGTGCTGA